In Janthinobacterium sp. 67, a genomic segment contains:
- a CDS encoding type II secretion system protein — MKPRGFTFIELMITLAIMATLATVAVPMAQVALQRSKEQQLRSALIEMREAIDAYKRASDNGRIKLSLGASGYPKKLEELVEGVPDQRSPSKQNIYFLRRLPRDPFQPRQEGSAADSWSKRAYASPPDNPGEGEDVFDVASRSTKVGLNGVPLNQW, encoded by the coding sequence GTGAAGCCAAGGGGATTTACCTTCATCGAGCTGATGATCACCCTGGCCATCATGGCGACCCTGGCCACGGTAGCCGTGCCGATGGCGCAGGTGGCCTTGCAACGGTCCAAGGAACAGCAATTGCGCAGCGCCCTGATCGAGATGCGCGAAGCGATCGACGCCTACAAGCGCGCCTCGGACAATGGCCGCATCAAGCTGTCGCTGGGCGCCTCCGGCTATCCGAAAAAACTCGAGGAACTGGTCGAGGGCGTGCCCGACCAGCGCAGTCCATCGAAGCAGAACATCTATTTTTTGCGCCGGCTGCCGCGCGATCCGTTCCAGCCCAGGCAAGAAGGCAGCGCCGCGGACAGCTGGAGCAAGCGCGCCTATGCCTCGCCGCCCGACAATCCCGGCGAAGGAGAGGACGTGTTCGACGTCGCCTCGCGCTCGACCAAGGTGGGCCTGAACGGCGTGCCGCTCAATCAATGGTGA
- a CDS encoding type II secretion system protein, with protein MSSSDFRRRARGFAYIWTLMLVAFMGVGLVLASELHATAARRDKERELLFIGHEFRNALGRYYDSTPGDGRPRYPLTLQELLRDPRFANARRHLRRLYADPVTGKAEWGLLRQEGRIVGIHSLSPQLPIKQDNFLDEDASLRRKQRYADWHFTYPHDLVLAPPDAAGGAPGLKPKGAN; from the coding sequence TTGAGCAGCTCTGATTTTCGGCGCCGCGCACGGGGCTTCGCGTATATCTGGACCCTGATGCTGGTGGCCTTCATGGGCGTGGGCCTGGTGCTGGCCAGCGAACTGCATGCCACGGCCGCGCGGCGCGACAAGGAGCGCGAGCTGCTGTTCATCGGCCATGAATTCCGCAATGCGCTGGGCCGCTACTACGACAGCACGCCGGGCGACGGGCGGCCCCGCTACCCATTGACCCTGCAGGAACTGCTGCGCGACCCGCGCTTTGCCAACGCCCGGCGGCACTTGCGCCGCCTGTATGCGGACCCCGTCACGGGCAAGGCGGAATGGGGCCTGCTGCGGCAGGAGGGACGCATCGTCGGCATCCATTCGCTGTCGCCGCAGCTGCCCATCAAGCAGGATAATTTTCTCGACGAAGACGCCAGCCTGCGCCGCAAGCAGCGCTACGCGGACTGGCACTTCACGTATCCGCACGACCTGGTGCTGGCCCCGCCCGATGCGGCCGGCGGCGCGCCCGGACTCAAGCCGAAAGGCGCGAACTGA
- a CDS encoding M24 family metallopeptidase yields MSIGGTSIEQALASLSDMTGGMVAIGKDEHAQRIARAQAFMRQQGIAAIYLNAGANLTYFTGTKWYASERMVGAILPASGDIEYIAPAFEESTLQGFMLIEGRVNCWEEHESPYQLFVDVLARMGIAQDAAAPPRVGICESAAFFIYDGIKPLAPGYALENARTVTAYCRSRKSPAEIALMQRVMDMTLAVHVATASMLVEGITTVEVEEFIQRAHRKVGAPRSYFCIVLFGEATAYPHGVNYVQTLKAGDTVLIDTGCQVMNYISDITRTYVFGAISERQRSVWNSEKAAQAAAFAAAQLGVPCGDVDRAARVSLEADGFGPGYKLPGLPHRTGHGIGLDIHEWPYLVGNDTTPLDVGMCFSNEPMICIPGEFGIRHEDHFYMTADGPRWFTQPAHSIDDPFGLRA; encoded by the coding sequence ATGAGCATAGGTGGCACTTCCATCGAACAGGCATTGGCATCGCTGTCGGACATGACGGGCGGCATGGTCGCCATCGGCAAGGACGAACATGCGCAACGCATCGCCAGGGCACAGGCGTTCATGCGCCAGCAGGGCATCGCCGCCATCTACCTGAACGCGGGCGCCAACCTCACCTATTTCACGGGCACCAAATGGTATGCCAGCGAACGCATGGTGGGCGCCATCCTGCCAGCCAGCGGCGACATCGAATACATCGCCCCCGCGTTTGAGGAAAGCACCTTGCAAGGCTTCATGCTCATCGAAGGCCGTGTCAATTGCTGGGAAGAGCATGAAAGCCCGTACCAGCTGTTCGTCGACGTGCTGGCGCGCATGGGGATAGCCCAGGATGCGGCTGCACCGCCGCGCGTGGGCATCTGCGAAAGCGCCGCCTTCTTCATCTACGACGGCATCAAGCCGCTGGCGCCCGGCTATGCGCTGGAAAACGCGCGCACCGTCACGGCGTACTGCCGCAGCCGCAAGTCGCCGGCGGAAATCGCCCTGATGCAGCGCGTGATGGACATGACCCTGGCCGTGCACGTGGCCACGGCCAGCATGCTGGTCGAAGGCATCACGACGGTGGAAGTGGAAGAATTCATCCAGCGCGCGCACCGCAAGGTAGGCGCGCCCCGCTCGTATTTCTGCATCGTGCTGTTCGGCGAGGCGACGGCCTACCCGCATGGCGTGAACTACGTGCAAACCCTGAAGGCGGGCGACACGGTGCTGATCGACACGGGCTGCCAGGTGATGAACTACATCTCCGACATCACGCGCACCTACGTGTTTGGCGCCATCAGCGAACGCCAGCGCTCCGTGTGGAACAGCGAAAAGGCAGCGCAGGCCGCCGCGTTCGCGGCCGCGCAGCTGGGCGTGCCCTGCGGCGACGTGGACCGCGCCGCCCGCGTGTCGCTGGAAGCGGACGGTTTCGGTCCCGGCTACAAGCTGCCCGGCCTGCCGCACCGCACGGGCCACGGCATCGGCCTCGATATCCACGAGTGGCCCTACCTGGTGGGCAATGACACGACGCCGCTCGACGTGGGCATGTGCTTCTCGAACGAGCCGATGATCTGCATCCCCGGCGAATTCGGCATCCGCCACGAAGACCATTTCTACATGACGGCAGACGGCCCGCGCTGGTTCACGCAGCCGGCGCATAGCATCGACGATCCGTTCGGGCTGCGGGCCTAG
- a CDS encoding type IV pilin protein encodes MPASSLRRGFTLVELLVVLAIISLLLTIAIPRYFGSVEKSKEVALKENLQVLRSGLDKYYADKGEYPAALADLVTHHYFRSVPLDPVTESAATWQLIPSPNGEIGGVADVRSGAKGKTREGIPFEQL; translated from the coding sequence ATGCCTGCCTCTTCTCTACGCCGCGGCTTTACCCTGGTCGAACTGCTGGTGGTGCTGGCGATCATCTCGCTGCTGCTGACGATCGCCATCCCCCGCTATTTCGGTTCCGTGGAAAAATCGAAGGAAGTCGCCCTGAAAGAAAACCTGCAGGTGCTCAGGAGCGGTCTCGATAAATACTATGCCGACAAGGGAGAATATCCGGCCGCGCTGGCCGACCTGGTGACCCACCATTACTTCCGCAGCGTGCCGCTGGATCCCGTCACGGAGTCCGCCGCCACCTGGCAGCTGATCCCTTCGCCCAATGGCGAGATCGGCGGCGTGGCCGACGTGCGCAGCGGCGCCAAGGGCAAGACGCGCGAGGGCATCCCCTTTGAGCAGCTCTGA
- a CDS encoding secretin and TonB N-terminal domain-containing protein yields the protein MSRNLITLLPMLSLLAACAGNQAYNDGQAMLGAGRTEQGLALLEQAAQAEPTNAKYRIAVTNGRMRALNKLNGAAEALRQQGKLPEAQALYQQALTLDASNDVAQRGMASVAQDERHRKLVQEAQASYQRGGEANIVQAQEALRQVLQERPTQREALALKSRIGEAQSKSLPAGGKLAAAYRKPVTLEFRDAPLRSVFDFISKVSGLNFVFDKEVDPALRATISVRDTSIEEAIAMLLGANQLEQSVTSDKSITIYPNTPQKVKDYQQLVVRTFFLANADVKTVAFSIKTLLKAKDVVTDERLGIIMLRDTPEMVRMAERIINVQDLADPEVMLEVEVLEVKRTRLMELGVRWPDQANLTLAGAAGITGGLGGLKVADLHRINGDNINLAIGGVTLNANKTDSDSNILANPRIRVRNKEKAKILIGDRVPVITVTTNNGVSSDSVNYIEVGLKLDVEPNVYLDDEVAIKINLEVSNVVKEVISKTGTQAYQIGTRSASTVLRLKDGETQVLAGLISDEDRGTANKVPGVGELPMLNRLFGSQKDDAMRSEIVLSITPRLLRSIRRPDLMTAEFNSGTEASVGGRASVGGSPEAIAAPEPAAPRTGSPMTGGDEAPAAGEKSGKGGQ from the coding sequence ATGTCTCGTAATCTCATCACCCTGCTGCCGATGCTGTCCCTGCTGGCTGCCTGCGCCGGCAACCAGGCCTATAACGATGGCCAGGCCATGCTGGGCGCGGGCCGCACGGAACAGGGCCTGGCCCTGCTGGAACAGGCGGCGCAGGCCGAGCCGACCAACGCCAAATACCGCATCGCCGTGACGAATGGCAGGATGCGCGCGCTGAACAAGCTGAATGGGGCTGCGGAAGCGCTGCGCCAGCAGGGCAAGCTGCCCGAAGCGCAAGCGCTGTACCAGCAGGCGCTGACGCTGGACGCCAGCAACGACGTGGCGCAGCGGGGCATGGCCAGCGTGGCGCAGGATGAACGGCACCGCAAGCTGGTGCAGGAAGCGCAGGCCAGCTACCAGCGCGGCGGCGAGGCGAATATCGTGCAGGCGCAGGAAGCCTTGCGCCAGGTGCTGCAGGAACGCCCCACGCAGCGCGAGGCGCTGGCCCTGAAAAGCCGCATCGGCGAGGCGCAGTCGAAAAGCCTGCCGGCCGGTGGCAAGCTGGCGGCCGCCTACAGGAAACCCGTGACCCTCGAATTTCGCGACGCGCCGCTGCGCTCCGTGTTCGACTTCATCAGCAAGGTGTCGGGCCTGAATTTCGTCTTCGACAAGGAGGTCGACCCGGCCCTGCGCGCCACGATCTCCGTGCGCGACACCAGCATCGAAGAGGCGATCGCCATGCTGCTGGGCGCGAATCAGCTGGAACAAAGCGTCACCAGCGACAAGTCGATCACGATCTATCCGAACACGCCGCAAAAGGTGAAGGATTACCAGCAGCTCGTGGTGCGCACCTTCTTTCTGGCCAATGCCGACGTCAAGACGGTGGCGTTTTCCATCAAGACCCTGCTCAAGGCCAAGGATGTCGTCACCGATGAACGCCTGGGCATCATCATGCTGCGCGATACGCCGGAAATGGTGCGTATGGCCGAGCGCATCATCAATGTGCAGGACCTGGCCGACCCGGAAGTGATGCTGGAAGTGGAAGTACTGGAAGTCAAGCGCACGCGCCTGATGGAACTGGGCGTGCGCTGGCCGGACCAGGCCAACCTGACACTGGCCGGCGCCGCAGGTATTACGGGAGGCCTGGGCGGCCTGAAGGTGGCCGACCTGCACCGCATCAACGGCGACAATATCAACCTGGCCATCGGCGGCGTCACGCTGAATGCCAACAAGACGGACAGCGACAGCAATATCCTCGCCAACCCGCGCATCCGCGTGCGCAACAAGGAAAAGGCCAAGATCCTCATCGGCGACCGCGTGCCCGTCATTACCGTCACGACGAACAACGGTGTCAGCTCCGACAGCGTCAACTACATCGAAGTGGGCTTGAAACTCGACGTGGAACCGAACGTCTACCTGGACGACGAAGTGGCCATCAAGATCAACCTGGAAGTGTCGAACGTGGTCAAGGAAGTGATCAGCAAGACGGGCACGCAGGCTTACCAGATCGGCACGCGCAGCGCGTCCACGGTTCTGCGCCTGAAGGATGGCGAGACGCAGGTGCTGGCTGGCCTGATCAGCGACGAAGACCGGGGCACGGCCAACAAGGTGCCGGGCGTGGGAGAACTGCCCATGCTGAACCGATTGTTCGGCAGCCAGAAGGATGACGCCATGCGCAGCGAGATCGTGCTGTCGATCACGCCGCGCCTGCTGCGCAGCATCCGCCGCCCGGACCTGATGACGGCCGAATTCAACTCGGGCACCGAGGCATCCGTGGGCGGCCGCGCCAGCGTGGGCGGCTCTCCCGAGGCGATCGCCGCGCCCGAGCCGGCCGCGCCGCGCACCGGCTCGCCCATGACGGGCGGCGACGAAGCGCCCGCCGCCGGCGAAAAATCAGGCAAGGGTGGCCAGTGA